One genomic window of Desulfovibrio subterraneus includes the following:
- a CDS encoding terminase small subunit: MTRLTAQQKRFVEEYLMDADAQAAARRAGYSAVACAAAAGRNMRHAGVQQAIREAQEKRAERVKVTQDMVVRELAAIGFSTMADVCRWSGDSLELLDSGSLGSERAAAIAEITETTTSRGGTVRVKLHSKLKALEMLARHVGLYDERPDEAVPAQDNGRPVLSAELREKLDAMYGAARTAGAEAGGGVRIPQRAGPESYLCVMGGDCDEDDGDPEDGSDF; encoded by the coding sequence ATGACCAGACTGACGGCGCAACAGAAGCGCTTTGTGGAAGAATATCTGATGGACGCCGACGCGCAGGCCGCTGCGCGGCGGGCAGGGTACAGTGCCGTCGCCTGTGCTGCTGCGGCAGGCAGAAACATGCGGCATGCGGGGGTGCAGCAGGCAATTCGCGAGGCGCAGGAAAAACGCGCGGAGCGGGTGAAGGTGACGCAGGACATGGTGGTGCGCGAGCTTGCGGCTATTGGATTTTCCACCATGGCGGATGTGTGCCGCTGGTCCGGCGATTCGCTTGAGTTGCTGGATTCCGGCTCTCTTGGTTCGGAACGGGCGGCCGCCATTGCCGAAATAACCGAAACCACCACGTCGCGCGGGGGGACCGTGCGGGTGAAGCTGCATTCCAAGCTCAAGGCTCTGGAAATGCTGGCGCGTCATGTGGGACTGTATGACGAGCGGCCGGATGAGGCCGTGCCTGCGCAGGACAATGGCAGGCCGGTACTGTCTGCCGAACTGCGTGAAAAGCTGGACGCCATGTATGGCGCGGCGCGCACTGCCGGTGCTGAAGCAGGCGGCGGTGTCCGCATACCGCAGAGGGCCGGACCGGAATCGTATCTTTGCGTCATGGGGGGAGATTGCGATGAGGACGATGGCGATCCTGAGGATGGAAGCGACTTCTAG
- a CDS encoding tetratricopeptide repeat protein, with protein MTATTVFTVKKMIVTGVCLCLIIAAAGCGTKEAEPLGRFNPMGTSGVHNEQAERAFAKARVLWRGEQCSDPDKAIELLTEAVTIEPDYAQAWLRRGLAYSEKRWYDLALDDLNKAVRLAPNVESYTYRGLVEMRLGNLMGAERDLSRAIELDPDYHRAWNFRGATRLLDERISAACDDFQTGCKKGDCTGRDNAVKQGFCD; from the coding sequence ATGACTGCAACAACGGTTTTTACCGTGAAAAAAATGATTGTTACGGGTGTTTGCCTTTGCCTCATCATTGCTGCTGCCGGATGCGGCACAAAGGAAGCTGAACCGCTGGGGCGCTTCAACCCCATGGGTACTTCGGGAGTGCACAATGAGCAGGCCGAGCGTGCTTTTGCCAAGGCCCGTGTTTTGTGGCGCGGTGAGCAATGTTCCGACCCCGACAAGGCCATTGAACTGCTGACCGAGGCCGTGACAATTGAACCGGACTACGCACAGGCGTGGTTGCGGCGTGGATTGGCCTATTCGGAAAAGCGCTGGTATGACCTTGCGCTGGATGATCTGAACAAGGCCGTGCGGCTGGCTCCCAATGTGGAGTCCTACACCTACAGAGGGCTTGTGGAGATGCGTCTTGGCAACCTGATGGGGGCCGAGCGGGATTTGTCGCGGGCCATTGAGCTTGATCCGGATTATCACCGGGCATGGAATTTTCGCGGTGCCACACGGCTTCTGGACGAGAGGATATCCGCCGCATGTGACGATTTCCAAACCGGATGCAAGAAGGGCGACTGCACAGGGCGGGATAATGCTGTGAAGCAGGGATTCTGCGACTGA
- a CDS encoding diguanylate cyclase domain-containing protein, which translates to MDKSPKNTQQYGVSAVLVFLLATLAATFYQYCATELFPQDSPLRLILPAAAGLLATLFIRLLAARHCSRCPMPQENGNLRENLELQQNALARQHRMTSEAERQSMALQRHAAESVHSDIAMKRHENRFQVAFHATPDPILFINADTGLVMDLNESFLRLLGLSWREVMGMPIQSILQWHTSEDGKRFAELRQLGSISNLRADIRDSGGRTRQVLISARAIELDGIRSDIVIARDISDLENLRHELASKSELLESILRHIPYYIYWKDTNHRYQGGNELCRAMFRRFSAQRIEDFTDDMKDDFFPHRKHQQVSTREEDQQVMQTGQPIINAERTMLVGEDDQSIRQADVLVSKVPLRDNDGVVSGMLGIIADVSNLRQHERLFLLLLNGIPDPAWLKDAEGRYRIANRALGDMLGRRPSELVNLTDNELLPDEMARRCSANERAVVQTGMTLRNDELCQVNDTSKWFEVIRQPLTEETADGQIRVVGTMGIARDISERRKAEDEIRKLSRAIEQSTTAVAITTRDGIVEYVNPRYTEITGLMPAEIYNSPPDILHSLPDTTPDEVWRLIQCGGQWSGEIHYKRKNGSPCWLLTSISPVMNDAGNILNALIVMDDISGRKEQEEYISFMALHDGLTSLPNRSLFMTRLRQAAAMFQRDGTPFAILFLDLNNFKEVNDTLGHDAGDIVLKTVAERISSCLREVDSAARLGGDEFVVLLHNIRNESEIDKAGMRIAEAIRRPLSISEKEIHVEAAIGVALCPQHGTEPDTLLSMADKAMYQCKSEHQCSYVTCSMQEPS; encoded by the coding sequence ATGGACAAGTCCCCAAAGAATACACAACAGTACGGAGTTTCTGCCGTACTCGTATTTCTTCTGGCAACCCTGGCCGCCACCTTCTATCAATACTGTGCGACCGAACTTTTTCCCCAGGATTCGCCGCTCAGACTGATCTTGCCCGCCGCTGCGGGGCTGCTGGCCACCCTGTTCATACGGCTGCTCGCCGCCCGTCACTGCTCCCGCTGCCCCATGCCGCAGGAAAACGGTAATCTCAGAGAAAATCTGGAACTTCAGCAAAACGCCCTCGCCCGCCAGCACCGCATGACATCCGAAGCGGAGCGCCAATCCATGGCACTGCAACGCCATGCGGCAGAATCAGTCCACTCCGACATTGCCATGAAGCGGCATGAAAACCGCTTTCAGGTTGCCTTTCACGCCACACCCGACCCCATTCTCTTCATAAATGCCGACACGGGTCTGGTCATGGACCTGAACGAGAGCTTTCTGCGCCTCCTCGGGCTGAGCTGGCGCGAGGTGATGGGAATGCCCATCCAGAGCATCCTGCAATGGCATACGTCCGAAGACGGCAAACGGTTCGCCGAACTTCGTCAGCTCGGGTCCATAAGCAACCTGAGAGCCGACATCCGCGATTCCGGCGGGCGCACCCGTCAGGTTCTCATCTCAGCCCGAGCCATAGAACTTGATGGAATCCGCAGTGATATCGTCATCGCCCGCGACATTTCAGACCTTGAAAACCTGCGTCACGAACTGGCAAGCAAAAGTGAGCTGCTCGAATCCATTCTCCGTCACATTCCCTACTACATCTACTGGAAGGATACGAACCACCGCTATCAGGGAGGCAACGAGCTGTGCCGCGCGATGTTCCGCAGATTTTCAGCACAGCGCATAGAAGATTTCACGGACGACATGAAAGATGATTTCTTCCCGCACAGAAAGCACCAGCAGGTATCCACGCGTGAAGAAGACCAGCAGGTCATGCAGACCGGACAACCGATCATCAATGCCGAAAGAACCATGCTGGTCGGGGAAGATGACCAGTCCATACGTCAGGCCGATGTTCTGGTCAGCAAGGTTCCCCTGCGTGACAATGACGGGGTGGTTTCAGGCATGCTCGGCATCATTGCGGATGTTTCCAATCTGCGTCAGCACGAACGGCTGTTCCTGCTGCTGCTTAACGGCATACCGGACCCCGCATGGCTCAAGGATGCCGAAGGCCGCTACCGCATAGCCAACCGCGCTCTGGGCGACATGCTGGGCAGGCGCCCTTCCGAACTGGTAAACCTTACAGATAATGAACTGCTGCCCGACGAAATGGCGCGACGGTGTTCCGCCAATGAACGTGCCGTGGTGCAGACGGGCATGACACTGCGCAATGACGAGCTGTGTCAGGTAAACGATACGTCGAAGTGGTTCGAGGTAATCCGCCAGCCCCTGACAGAAGAAACGGCAGACGGACAGATACGGGTGGTCGGCACCATGGGCATTGCCCGCGACATTTCAGAACGCCGCAAGGCCGAAGACGAAATACGCAAACTCTCGCGAGCGATCGAGCAGAGCACCACAGCCGTTGCCATCACCACCCGCGACGGCATCGTGGAGTATGTGAATCCCCGTTACACGGAGATAACCGGCCTCATGCCGGCCGAAATTTACAACAGCCCGCCGGATATACTGCACAGCCTGCCGGACACCACCCCGGACGAGGTATGGCGGCTCATCCAGTGCGGCGGGCAATGGAGCGGAGAAATCCACTACAAGCGCAAGAACGGCTCCCCCTGCTGGCTCCTCACATCCATCTCTCCGGTCATGAACGATGCGGGCAACATTCTCAACGCGCTCATCGTCATGGACGACATTTCGGGCAGAAAGGAACAGGAGGAATACATCAGCTTCATGGCTCTGCACGACGGGCTCACGTCTCTGCCCAACCGCAGCCTGTTCATGACAAGGCTGCGTCAGGCGGCTGCCATGTTCCAACGCGACGGCACACCCTTTGCCATTCTCTTCCTCGACCTGAACAACTTCAAGGAAGTCAATGACACACTGGGCCACGATGCCGGAGACATTGTTCTGAAAACCGTGGCGGAGCGCATTTCCTCCTGCCTGCGGGAAGTGGACTCGGCCGCCCGCCTCGGTGGAGACGAATTCGTTGTCCTTCTGCACAACATCCGGAACGAATCTGAAATCGACAAGGCTGGAATGCGCATAGCAGAGGCCATACGCCGTCCGCTCTCCATTTCAGAGAAGGAAATACACGTTGAGGCCGCCATCGGTGTTGCCCTGTGTCCGCAGCACGGCACCGAGCCGGACACCCTGCTCTCCATGGCTGACAAGGCCATGTACCAGTGCAAGTCGGAACACCAATGTTCCTACGTCACCTGCAGCATGCAGGAGCCGTCCTGA